Within Oscillatoria salina IIICB1, the genomic segment AAATAACCGGAAATTAGTTCAATTAGTTGGACATGAAGCAACAGTAACGAGCGTAATTTTTAATTCAGATAGTAATAAAAAAATTATTACAGCTAGTAATAATGGCACTGTGAAAATTTGGGATTCAGAGGGTAGTTTAGTTAAGACTTTTTTGGGACACTATAATTCAGTAACCGACTTATCCCGATCGCCTGATGGTAAAACCTTAGCTACTGCCAGTGTTGACGGTACGGTAAAATTATGGACATTAGAAGGTAAACTTAAGAAAACTTTAAGCGGACATTTGGGTGCAGTTTTAGGTGTGAGTTGGTCGCCAGACGGAACCGCGATCGCTACAGTTAGCGAAGATGGTACGATTAAAATTTGGCAAGCCAATGGCAGTTTATTGCAAACTTTAAACAAGCACGAAGCTGCTGTAACAGGGATTGCTTGGTCGCCAAATAGTCAAGTTTTAGCTACTACTAGCGATGATGATACCGTAAAACTTTGGTCGCGTCAAAGTTCCGGTAAACTAACTTTAATCCACACTTTAAAAGGACATGGAAGCAGAGTTTGGGACGTATCTTGGTCGCCCGATGGTCGCTTTTTAGCTTCGGCTTCTGCTGATAGTACAGTGAAATTGTGGCGGAGTAATGGTCGGTTATTAAGAACATTAAAAAAACACGATAACCCAGTTTATAGCGTAGCTTTCAACCCGCAAAATAACTATAATTCTTACCATCATCAAACCTTAGCATCTGCTACTGCTGACGGCAAAGTGAAACTATGGAGCCTAGATGGGACACTACTGACAACCCTAAAAGGTCACAAAGCTAGTGTTTTAAATTTAGCATGGAAAGGTAACGGTCGCGCGATCGCCACTGCAAGTGTTGACCAAACTGTGATTATTTGGAATCTAAACCTTGATGATTTATTAATGCAGGGATGCGATTGGATTAAGGATTATTTAGAAACTAATATTAATTTTCGCGATCCTCACATTGGCGAATCAGCACAGCTACGCACAGTTTGCCATAATCTTCATAGTAATGACCAGATACCTTATCTGGTTTCTCCCACTCGTCTTCGAGGTAATTAATCTTGGATTTAAACCACAGATAAACACAGATAAACGCGGATAAGATAAAGGGTAAATTAAGAAGTTATTGGAAAATTTCTTGGCTATAAAATAATGTACGATAATACTTGTAAGTTTATTGCGGAAATGTTTTCAGCCGATATTGCTAGTTGGTTACTCGGCGAACCAATTACTTTAACTAAAATAGAACCATCGGAATTGTCAGTTGAACCAATTCGGGCTGATTCATTAATTTTACTGCAATCGGAGGAAATTATTCTTCATGCAGAATTCCAAACCGAACCTAGTTCAGATATCGCTTTTCGCATGGCTGACTACCGCTTGCGAACCTATCGTCGCTATCCGGAAAAGCCTATGCGTCAAGTAGTAATTTATCTGCGACGCAGTGGTTCGGATTTGGTTTACCAAAATAAGTTTGAAATTGACAATTTTTGCGCGAATTTCGAGGTAATTCGACTATGGGAGCAACCAACAGAAGTGTTTTTGCGATCGCCAGGATTGTTCCCTTTTGCTGTCTTGAGTCAAACCAATAATCCTAATAACACTCTCCGACAAGTAGCTGGAGAAATTGAAAAAATTAGCGATAACAGACAGCAAAGTAACGTATCCGCATCCGTAGCACTTCTAGCGGGGTTAGTATTAGAGAAGAACTTTGTTAAAAGTGTTTTAAGGCAGCAAATTATGCGTGAGTCAGTGATTTATCAAGACATTGAAGCTGAAGCAACTCAAAAAGGTATTCAGCAAGGTATTCAGCGAGAAGCTGTATCTTTCGCCTTACGCTTGCTGAAACGGCGAATAGGAGAAGTTAAGCCCGAATTACAAGCACAAATTCAGGAGTTATCTGTTGAGCAATTAGAAGAATTGGGAGAAGCTTTGCTTGATTTTAGTAGTGAGGATGACTTAATTTCTTGGCTAGAAAAAAATTAGCGTTTTTGGGGTGGGTTAGGCAGGAATTAAATTAAGTAAATTATTCGCTCCTGTCTCCCATTATTTAAAAATAAGTTGCTCGCCAAGCTTGAAGACAATTTTAGATAAGTTATTGCCCTGATTTAATGTTAAATTTTGAGTATTCTGACAATCGATCGGCACATTTTTGGTAGCTTATGCAGACTTCTCAATTACTTCGCCGTTGGGTGGCTCTTTGCTTGCTGACATTTTTCTTAACAATTAACTTTGTAGCGATCGCGCCAGCAAAAAAATCTCCTAATCCAACTTTAGCAGAAACACCACTTATTCAAGCTCCGATCCAACTCGACGGGCGCATACTTTTTCATGTCGCCGCCGCCGCAAGTAGCGGTGAATCAACCAAACTCCTCGCACCAGTGCAGATGCGAGTGGAAAGCTATGAGAAGAAACTTAATCAGATAATTCGCACGGGTTTTAACCCACAAACTCTAGAAATTGTTGCTCAAGATCGAGGCGAGCAAACGATAATTATTGCTAGGGATGGTAAGCAATTAAAAGAGCAAAAAATTGCCGTAATTACCGAAATGGATGCTCGCATTCACGGGCTTTCGTTGCCTGATTTTGTCAGCGAATTAACCACTGATATTCGCTTGGGTTTGCTACAAGCACAGCAACGACGACAACCAACTTATTTAATTCGCCAAAGCTTGGTTTCTGGGGGAATAGCATTACTTTGCTTTCTCATAACCTTATTTATTGCTTATTTCCAAAAACGCTTGCAAAATAAATTTGTACGGCGATGTGAAAAAATTGAAGCTTTGCCAGCACAAGAATCTCTGAAAAACTTTAATAATGAGTCAGAAATTCCTGCTAACAAACAAGAGCAAATCGGTAATTTAACCGAGCAAAAACTTTCTCTAGAGCAAAAGCAAAATTTAAATCGATTGCAAAGAGGAATACTGCATATTGTCCAAATCTTAATTTGGTTGGTAGCTTTGACAATCGTTTCAGGATTTTTCCCCTGGACAACTTGGTTGAATTTATGGTTAATTACGAAATGGGAATTAGTAGGAACTTTGCTTGGTATTTATTTAGCTATTCGAGTTAGTACAGTTTTAATCGATCGCTTGTTTAAAACTTGGCTAGATCGACTTTCGCTGACACCTACACCTTCCCAAAGACGGGCTTTGCGCTTAGTTACTTTCTCCCGCGTTTTGCAGGGACTTATTGTTTACATTTTAGGTGCTATTGGCATTATTTTAGCATTAGACCATCTTGATATTCCGATCGCACCCCTCTTAGCTGGTGCGGGAATTATTGGTTTTGCGATTTCTTTTGGTTCGCAAAATTTAATTAGAGATATCATTAACGGTAGTTTGATTTTGCTTGAGGATCAGTACGCGATCGGTGATTTTATTGACGTTGGTAGTGCGAGTGGTTTAGTAGAAGAAATGAATTTACGCATTACTCAACTGCGTGGTTTAAACGGGAGATTGAGTACCATTCCTAATAGTAATATTACCACCGTCCACAATGTTTCTAAAGATTGGGCGCGAATCGAATTTACTTTTGAAATCAGTTACAATGCTGATTTAACTAAAGCTTTATCAGTCATTAGCGAAACGGCGGAAACGATGCAAAAAGACCCTGAATGGCAAGAAAAAATTGTCGATCCAGTTAATCTTTTAGGAGTTAACGATCTGGATCATCATGGCGTCCAAATTTTGATGTGGATTAAGACAAAACCGTTACAACATTGGTCTGTGGGACGGGAATTTCGCCGCCGTTTGAAGTTAGCTTTTGACGCAGAAAATATCGCTTTTGGTATTCCGCGTCAGTCACTATCCTGGGAAAATTATCCTCCAATTTTTGACGGTCAAAAATAATCTTAGGAGCTAAAATTATTTTAGTTGATTGCGGCTAAGATTTTCTCTTTTTCTAAGGAACGACCGATCAGTACCAGTTTGGTTTGACGAAGTTCGTCGGGTTTCCAAAGGCGATCGTAGAAAAAGTCAAAGCGAGATCCGACTCCTTGTAATACCATCCGCATTGGTTTGTTTTCAACGTTGACGAAACCTTTGACTCGGTAAATTTCCTCTTTTTCCACCAATTTTTGTAACTGGTTAACTAATTTTTTCGGTTCAAATGTTTGTTCTAAAATCAGTTCCACTGAGTCGATCTCATCATCATGTTCGTGTTCTTCTTCAGTGTCGTGATGAGAAGGACGACTGTCTAAGTTATCTTCAACTGCTGCATTAAATCCTAATAAAATCTCTGGGGCAATTTCTCCTTGGTAACAAGGAACAATTTTAACTCCACTAGGTAATTCTTTTTCCAACCAATTCTCAACTTTAATTCGCGTTTCTTCGTCTACTAAATCGGCTTTGGTTAGCAATACTAAATCGGCGCAAGCTAATTGGTCTTCAAATAACTCTTCTATGGGCGTTTCATGTTCTAAATTAGGGTCGGCTTTTCTTTGGGCTTCTAAAGCATCTAAATCGCCAACTAAAGTACCAGCAGCTAAAGCTTGACAATCCACTACTGTGATTACGCCATCCACTGTAGCACCGTTACGAATTTCTTGCCAGCGAAAAGCTTGTACTAAGGGTTTTGGTAATGCTAAACCGGAAGTTTCTACCAACATACAATCAATTTGTTCTCGCCGTTCTAAGAGTTTTTGCATGGTGGGAAAAAATTCTTCTTGAACGGTACAACAAAGGCAGCCATTTGTCAATTCAATAATGTTATCAGTTGGGTTTTCATCAGTTTCGCAAATTTGACAATCACGTAGTAGTTCGCCGTCAATTCCTACTTCGCCAAATTCGTTAACGAGGACAGCAATTTTTCGTCCTTGATTGTTTTGCAATAAATGACGAACGAGAGTAGTTTTACCAGCACCGAGAAAGCCAGTGATAACAGTTACGGGTATTTTTGCAGCCATATTAGATCGGGTTGAGTTGTTGAATTTATATCTTAATAGAATGAGTCGTACCAGTCACCATAAAAGTGCATTCGTCCGACACCAATATAAAGTGGGTAAGGAATTTCGGCGGCAGGAAATACGGTTACGCCAAATAAATAAACTCCGCCATAAAGAGGATTTTGCTTGGGTTTTAAGCCAACTGTAAAGGTGGTTCCGGGGGGAATTGCTGGCTCAAAATTAACTGTAATTGCACCTGTTTCTTCATTTTTGTTTACTTGACTTACGTTCAATCTTTTGCCTTTATCGCGATGGGTTCCTACAAAGGCAAATGTATCTTCTAGTTCAAAGTTAATGTCTTCAAATCCCTCCCTTTGAGCGATCGTTACTTTTCCTAAAGGTTCGCCTGCGTCTGCGGGTAAATCGATCGTAAAATAATATTTTGCTGCCCAAACTCCGGTGTTATTGTAGGTAGTAACGGCATCTAATAAACGGGGCGCACTTTCAAAGGAAACGCTACCATCTCTTCTTTGAATTGCTGGTGTTGGTGGAAGGTTAATTCCCATGATGCTAGCGGTGGTTAAAGTTAAAGCTAGTAAGCTGGAAATACGCATTTTTTTACCTAGAAATCTAAGGGTAGAGAGCGGTTTGGGAGGGGATAAAGTTGGCTCGCGAAAAGCAATTTTTCTGAGTTGAAATTAGTTGTCAAAAAAATCTTTTTATCCCCTCACGCTTAAACGTTCCCTAATTCTAGGTTAACCAATTGCCGCCGAGGTGAGAAAAACAATTCCCATACCAGCGATCGCTAATCCTAAAAACCGTAAAATCGGAAATGGCTGTTGGGGCAATTTTTCCAAAATAATCTTACCTAAGATAGATGCAGCGAGGGCAACTGTTAATTGAATTACCGCAAAACCTGCTAAATAAGCGACTAAGGGTGTCATTTCTGCACCAACGATCGCTTCTCCGTAAGCGTAGCCATGAAAAATTCCGGCGATCGCCGCCAGAATTGCCAAAATAATCTTATATCCTCCCGATTTCTGTGGTTCAGTATTATTCTTCGCTAGCAACACTCCAAAACCAATTACTGACAGCGCAATTAAGATTTCTACCGCAGGTAAATTCCACTCTAAAAGATGAATTCCTGTGCCCGCTATTGTCGCTAAAACAAACGAAATTAAGCTAAAAATTCCTTTATTTACTGTGGCTGCAAGTAAGCCTACTGCAACTACAAAAGCGAAATGATCTAAGCCGATAATTGGGTGTGCTAATCCCGATAAAAATCCTTCAAAAAAATTATCTGGAGTTTGACCACCAAAGGCGTGGTGAGCCATTACTTGATTGGAATTACTAAGGAAAAATAACCCGGTAAGAGTTACTAACCCAGCAATTTGTAAGACACTCTTTGTGTTAAAGAAAAGCTTTATTTTTGACATTTCTGCTTGACTTAAAATTGGTTTTAAGTATTAACTGGTTATGGTTGCTGAAAGTGAAGAGAGTCAAGGTTTAAAGCCTTGACTAGAAACAAACAATTCTGCTTTTTTTGCCAAAAAAGCTTGACAAAAATTAATTTCTGTGTATTGTGGCGGCTCGTGGCTGCTTTAATTGTAGCGACGGCGACAAAATCCAGCCAGATAAAATTAACAAGAGCATATTAGAGATCATCTGTACCTCGCAGATGCAACTGTACGACTAAAATTAGACAATCGGCGGGCATCCTGACTAAGAGATCGACTCATCACAGTTGCGGGACAGCGCCGGACTTGCACCGAACTTTCCCCCTTATGTTTGCTGGCTGTTCCCCAGCAAAACCGATTCAGTACAGATATTACCACATTTGGGATGAGAAGCGACAGACGCGATCGCCAATTTTCAATTTAGTAAGAATAAATCCCCAAAAATTCCTCAGAAAAAAGTAAGGGGGTGCCAAAAAATCTGCACCCCTACACCCTTATGGGGTGACTGTTGAAACAGGAATAATCTACATAGGTGTTTGTTAATTTTTAACCGTCAAATGATGCCCAAATCCTATCAACTTATTGCAAAACTTCTTCTAACTGATGTTGTTGCCAAAGAGATTGGTATAATCCAGGAGATTCGCTCAACTCAGCATGAGTTCCGATTTGGACAATTTCGCCAGCATCCATGACAAAAATTCGGTCAGCAGTCGCCGCAGCCGACAATTGATGAGAGATAAAAATCACTGTTTTACGCTTTACACCTTCAGAAAGATTGTCTAAAATTTGCGTAGCAGTTTGATTATCAACACTGGAAAGCGCATCATCAAGAATCAAAACTGGCGCATCTATTAACAAAGCCCTAGCTAAAGAAGTACGTTGTCGCTGTCCACCAGAAAGGGTAATACCACGTTCTCCGACCAAAGTATCATATTCTTTCGGAAAATTAAGAATTTCTGGGTGAATTTGGGCTATTTTTGCCGCCGATTCTACCTCCGGTTGTTCCGTCAAGGGTTCGCCATAACGAATGTTATTTTGAATAGTGGTACTAAAGAGAAAACTATCTTGAGGGACATAAGCGATCGCGCGACGCAGATCGGCCAACTTAACTTTGGTGATATCATATTCATCGAGAAATAACTGTCCCGATTCAATATCTAACAAACGAGGAATAGCATTCGCCAAAGTTGATTTACCAGAACCAATCGAACCGACGATCGCCACTTTTTCCCCTGGTTTAATGGTAAAATTAAGCTGCTTCAAAGCCGGAGATTTCGCCCCAGGATAGGTATAACTCAAACCTCGCGCCATTATTGAACCTTTCACACTCTCCAGAGGAAGCGTCAGATTATCGGGTCGATCCTGAATTTGTGGTTCAACCGCAAAAATTGCCTTAATGCGGTCAATACTAACCTCACCCCGTTGATAAGTAGTAATTGTAAAACCTAATAAAGCCGTCGGGAAAACCAAACGTTCCACATAAGTAATCAGCGCGACAAAATCGCCAACTGAAATTGTCTTATTAGCGATCGCGCTACTACCCAACCACAGCAAAATCAGCAAACTAACATAAGAAAGAGCCTCTACCACTGGAAACAAAACATTTCTCGTTCTCGCCAAACTCAGATTTGCCAACAATAACTGCTCATTTTTCCGACGAAAAGCAAGACGTTCGTTAATCTCCTGAGCATATATTTTAATCAACGAAATCCCACTCATATCCTCTTGGATCAACTGAGAAAGATCCGAAAGCCTCTCCTGCACCGTGCGTTGTTCAGATTGTAACTTAGCACTAAACAACTGTACCGCAATCAACATCAGAGGATAAATCGCGATCGTCGCTAAAGTCAGCCGCACATTAATTGCCAGCATAAACGGTAGCGTCAAACCGTAAGCAAAAACTGTATTAATTAAACTCAGAACTGCAAATCCAAGCAAACGCCGGATATTATCAACATCAGAAGTTGCCCGATTAATTAAATCCCCAGTCGTATTACTCGAAAAATAAGCAGGTTCCAACCCTAACAAATGTTGAAAAATCTTTTGTTTAAGATCGAATTCTACCTGTCGTCCAATACCAAAAATCGTAATCCGGGACACCATCCGAATTACCCACATGATCGAGGCGAGAACTGCAATTAAGAACACAAAA encodes:
- a CDS encoding Rpn family recombination-promoting nuclease/putative transposase; this translates as MYDNTCKFIAEMFSADIASWLLGEPITLTKIEPSELSVEPIRADSLILLQSEEIILHAEFQTEPSSDIAFRMADYRLRTYRRYPEKPMRQVVIYLRRSGSDLVYQNKFEIDNFCANFEVIRLWEQPTEVFLRSPGLFPFAVLSQTNNPNNTLRQVAGEIEKISDNRQQSNVSASVALLAGLVLEKNFVKSVLRQQIMRESVIYQDIEAEATQKGIQQGIQREAVSFALRLLKRRIGEVKPELQAQIQELSVEQLEELGEALLDFSSEDDLISWLEKN
- a CDS encoding mechanosensitive ion channel family protein; the encoded protein is MQTSQLLRRWVALCLLTFFLTINFVAIAPAKKSPNPTLAETPLIQAPIQLDGRILFHVAAAASSGESTKLLAPVQMRVESYEKKLNQIIRTGFNPQTLEIVAQDRGEQTIIIARDGKQLKEQKIAVITEMDARIHGLSLPDFVSELTTDIRLGLLQAQQRRQPTYLIRQSLVSGGIALLCFLITLFIAYFQKRLQNKFVRRCEKIEALPAQESLKNFNNESEIPANKQEQIGNLTEQKLSLEQKQNLNRLQRGILHIVQILIWLVALTIVSGFFPWTTWLNLWLITKWELVGTLLGIYLAIRVSTVLIDRLFKTWLDRLSLTPTPSQRRALRLVTFSRVLQGLIVYILGAIGIILALDHLDIPIAPLLAGAGIIGFAISFGSQNLIRDIINGSLILLEDQYAIGDFIDVGSASGLVEEMNLRITQLRGLNGRLSTIPNSNITTVHNVSKDWARIEFTFEISYNADLTKALSVISETAETMQKDPEWQEKIVDPVNLLGVNDLDHHGVQILMWIKTKPLQHWSVGREFRRRLKLAFDAENIAFGIPRQSLSWENYPPIFDGQK
- a CDS encoding DUF2808 domain-containing protein, with translation MRISSLLALTLTTASIMGINLPPTPAIQRRDGSVSFESAPRLLDAVTTYNNTGVWAAKYYFTIDLPADAGEPLGKVTIAQREGFEDINFELEDTFAFVGTHRDKGKRLNVSQVNKNEETGAITVNFEPAIPPGTTFTVGLKPKQNPLYGGVYLFGVTVFPAAEIPYPLYIGVGRMHFYGDWYDSFY
- a CDS encoding HupE/UreJ family protein, which translates into the protein MSKIKLFFNTKSVLQIAGLVTLTGLFFLSNSNQVMAHHAFGGQTPDNFFEGFLSGLAHPIIGLDHFAFVVAVGLLAATVNKGIFSLISFVLATIAGTGIHLLEWNLPAVEILIALSVIGFGVLLAKNNTEPQKSGGYKIILAILAAIAGIFHGYAYGEAIVGAEMTPLVAYLAGFAVIQLTVALAASILGKIILEKLPQQPFPILRFLGLAIAGMGIVFLTSAAIG
- a CDS encoding ABC transporter ATP-binding protein; its protein translation is MKLLSPHWRQVSVGIFALSLVNAIGAYIPRLIGNSVDELRGTLSFEVLLRFVFLIAVLASIMWVIRMVSRITIFGIGRQVEFDLKQKIFQHLLGLEPAYFSSNTTGDLINRATSDVDNIRRLLGFAVLSLINTVFAYGLTLPFMLAINVRLTLATIAIYPLMLIAVQLFSAKLQSEQRTVQERLSDLSQLIQEDMSGISLIKIYAQEINERLAFRRKNEQLLLANLSLARTRNVLFPVVEALSYVSLLILLWLGSSAIANKTISVGDFVALITYVERLVFPTALLGFTITTYQRGEVSIDRIKAIFAVEPQIQDRPDNLTLPLESVKGSIMARGLSYTYPGAKSPALKQLNFTIKPGEKVAIVGSIGSGKSTLANAIPRLLDIESGQLFLDEYDITKVKLADLRRAIAYVPQDSFLFSTTIQNNIRYGEPLTEQPEVESAAKIAQIHPEILNFPKEYDTLVGERGITLSGGQRQRTSLARALLIDAPVLILDDALSSVDNQTATQILDNLSEGVKRKTVIFISHQLSAAATADRIFVMDAGEIVQIGTHAELSESPGLYQSLWQQHQLEEVLQ
- the cobW gene encoding cobalamin biosynthesis protein CobW: MAAKIPVTVITGFLGAGKTTLVRHLLQNNQGRKIAVLVNEFGEVGIDGELLRDCQICETDENPTDNIIELTNGCLCCTVQEEFFPTMQKLLERREQIDCMLVETSGLALPKPLVQAFRWQEIRNGATVDGVITVVDCQALAAGTLVGDLDALEAQRKADPNLEHETPIEELFEDQLACADLVLLTKADLVDEETRIKVENWLEKELPSGVKIVPCYQGEIAPEILLGFNAAVEDNLDSRPSHHDTEEEHEHDDEIDSVELILEQTFEPKKLVNQLQKLVEKEEIYRVKGFVNVENKPMRMVLQGVGSRFDFFYDRLWKPDELRQTKLVLIGRSLEKEKILAAIN